A DNA window from Setaria viridis chromosome 2, Setaria_viridis_v4.0, whole genome shotgun sequence contains the following coding sequences:
- the LOC117843679 gene encoding uncharacterized protein — MDPSRCSCSARALLNRALLLAVAALALRLLYGAFLAVSAGANAWSLYPATAVAATAARRTADVPSPEAWRTRQWRRAVEYHAALLADHLAQGILAPASRAVCLGGAQEALAMRELGVAAAVAVHKKRSPPLVVAGHDTRLPFNTNSVDFVFAGRALDTAKRPADLATEAARILKPQAHLVLLTSSATDAYSLRSLQALLPALRLLRSRQINAQDDASTLRELVFQKITSSSTGGTAGNNNCSIGDHKLQLLKHAEPLIQEEPLKPWITLKRNINNIRYLPALADISFKRRYVYIDVGARSYGSSIGSWFRKHYPKQNHTFQVYAIEADPAFHSEYAAKKGVTLLPYAAWVKNDTLKFEINGDPGKEEEAKANGRGMGRIRPAAGNRMSGEVRSVPAFDFAEWLKQTVTEQDYVVMKMDVEGTEFDLIPRLFDTGAICLVDELFLECHYNRWQKCCPGERSPKYENTYEECLDLFSSLRESGVLVHQWW; from the coding sequence ATGGACCCCTCCAGGTGCTCCTGCTCCGCCCGGGCCCTCCTCAaccgcgcgctcctcctcgccgtcgccgcgctcgccctccgcctcctctacggggccttcctcgccgtctccgccgGCGCCAACGCCTGGTCACTCTACCCGGCCACCGCCgttgctgccaccgccgccaggaGGACGGCCGACGTCCCGTCCCCGGAGGCCTGGCGCACCCGCCAATGGCGCAGGGCCGTCGAGTACCACGCCGCCCTGCTCGCCGACCACCTCGCCCAGGGCATCCTTgcgccggcctcccgcgccgtctgcctcggcggcgcgcaggaggcgctCGCCATGCGGGAGCtcggggtcgccgccgccgtcgccgtccacaAGAAGCGCTCTCcgccgctcgtcgtcgccggtcACGACACCCGCCTGCCCTTCAACACCAACTCCGTCGACTTCGTCTTCGCCGGCCGCGCTCTCGACACCGCCAAGCGCCCGGCCGACCTCGCCACCGAGGCCGCGCGGATCTTAAAGCCACAGGCCCATCTCGTCCTGCTCACGTCAAGCGCCACCGACGCCTACAGCCTCCGCTCGCTTCAGGCGCTGCTGCCGGCCCTCCGCCTGCTCCGCTCTCGCCAGATCAACGCCCAGGACGACGCCTCCACCCTCCGGGAACTAGTCTTCCAGAAGATCACAAGCTCCTCCACAGGAGGCACCGCAGGTAACAACAACTGCTCAATTGGGGATCACAAGCTCCAGCTCCTCAAGCACGCCGAGCCACTCATCCAGGAAGAACCCCTCAAGCCATGGATCACGCTCAAGAGGAACATCAACAACATCAGGTACCTCCCGGCACTCGCTGATATCAGCTTCAAGCGCCGCTACGTGTACATCGATGTTGGCGCCCGCAGCTACGGCTCCAGTATAGGCAGCTGGTTCCGCAAGCACTACCCTAAGCAGAACCACACCTTCCAGGTGTACGCCATTGAGGCCGACCCCGCCTTCCACTCTGAGTATGCCGCGAAGAAGGGTGTCACGTTGCTTCCATATGCAGCCTGGGTCAAGAACGACACGCTCAAGTTTGAGATCAATGGTGACCCTGGAAAGGAGGAAGAGGCTAAGGCCAATGGCCGGGGCATGGGGCGCATCCGCCCTGCAGCAGGGAACAGGATGTCCGGTGAGGTCAGGAGTGTCCCAGCGTTTGATTTCGCCGAGTGGCTGAAGCAGACGGTGACGGAGCAGGACTATGTGGTGATGAAGATGGATGTGGAGGGTACAGAGTTTGATTTGATACCAAGGCTGTTTGATACAGGCGCCATCTGCTTGGTCGATGAGCTGTTCCTGGAGTGCCATTACAACCGCTGGCAGAAGTGCTGCCCTGGTGAGCGGTCGCCCAAGTATGAGAACACGTACGAGGAGTGCTTGGACCTTTTCAGTTCACTGCGGGAGAGCGGCGTTCTTGTGCACCAGTGGTGGTAA